One Rosa chinensis cultivar Old Blush chromosome 3, RchiOBHm-V2, whole genome shotgun sequence DNA window includes the following coding sequences:
- the LOC112192990 gene encoding transcription factor PIF3 isoform X1, which yields MPLSELYRMARGRSDSNPDFEPVNDFVELVWENGQIMMQGQSSRARKSPTFNSLPSHTPKNRDRDLGNGTNGKMGKFGSVDSVMDEIALSVPSVEMGLSDDDDMLPWLNYALDQPLQHEYSHDFMPEISGVNANEISTNGNLASIEKRSSSSQIYRECSPNSTHGGALLEQRNVSKLSSISAAEVSRPRASTTHLYQMSSQQSQASIPSFRSIASDMVAVNTSSADHHAVCKNSIQASPAGGFPGITTQKQNPPTPSNNNSTIVNFSHFSRPATLAKANLHNNGATSSSSLVRVEKIGNKDKVSVATSSNPPESILIESSCSLLKESTSQCQDVMAPSSVDMKPTTSKSLEEPRTTKQSEAAYQEDASKNDDTNSNHIPCESAIRALPDAEKTTEPVVASSVCSGNSVEKASDDPARALKRKSRDTDDSECHSEDVEEESVRVKKVAHGRGTGSKRSRAAEVHNLSERRRRDRINEKMRALQELIPNCNKSTDYITSCLSWKFKYKLMSSVIWLCKVDKASMLDEAIEYLKTLQLQVQIMSMGAGLYMPQMMLPPGMQHMHAPRMAHFSHMGVGMGMGLGMGFGMGMPDMNGGSSGYPMLQVPPMQGAHFPGSPMSGHTAFNGMVGANLQMFGLPGQGVPIPMQRAPLVPVSGGPFMKSAVRPNGCGAGGPVEPAQASSSKDSVQNMNSQVMQNTNTNSSMNQTSNQCQTTNEVFGQSAFVQNNVQASDVSTSGANRSTNGKDQVLSRPASYD from the exons ATGCCTTTATCGGAGCTGTATCGAATGGCCAGAGGGAGGAGTGATTCGAATCCAGATTTCGA ACCTGTGAATGATTTTGTTGAACTGGTATGGGAAAATGGGCAGATTATGATGCAAGGTCAATCCAGTAGAGCTAGAAAGAGTCCAACTTTTAACAGCTTACCATCTCACACCCCCAAGAATCGAGATAGAGATTTAGGAAATGGAACCAATGGGAAGATGGGGAAATTTGGGTCAGTGGACTCTGTGATGGATGAAATTGCATTGTCGGTGCCATCTGTTGAAATGGGTTTGAGTGACGATGATGACATGTTGCCTTGGTTGAATTATGCCCTTGATCAACCTTTACAACATGAATATAGCCATGATTTTATGCCTGAAATATCTGGTGTCAATGCAAATGAGATTTCCACCAATGGCAATCTCGCATCAATCGAGAAAAGGAGTAGTTCTAGTCAGATATATAGGGAGTGCAGCCCCAATTCTACCCATGGAGGTGCTCTTTTGGAACAAAGGAATGTATCAAAACTTTCTTCAATAAGTGCTGCTGAGGTTAGCAGACCTAGAGCTAGTACTACTCACTTATACCAGATGTCATCACAGCAATCCCAAGCATCAATTCCATCTTTTAGATCAATCGCTTCGGATATGGTTGCTGTTAACACAAGTAGTGCCGACCATCATGCTGTTTGCAAGAATTCAATTCAGGCTTCACCTGCAGGTGGTTTTCCTGGCATAACAACGCAGAAGCAAAATCCGCCGACTCCTAGTAATAATAATTCAACCATAGTGAACTTTTCCCATTTCTCACGACCTGCTACTCTTGCAAAAGCCAATCTTCACAATAATGGTGCAACGTCTAGCTCGAGTTTAGTAAGGGTGGAAAAGATTGGAAATAAGGATAAGGTTTCAGTTGCAACTAGTAGCAATCCTCCTGAGTCGATACTAATCGAATCAAGCTGCAGTTTACTGAAGGAGTCAACTTCACAGTGCCAAGATGTTATGGCCCCCTCCAGTGTTGATATGAAACCAACCACATCTAAGTCTCTTGAGGAACCACGTACTACTAAACAGTCTGAGGCTGCATATCAAGAGGATGCCTCTAAGAATGATGACACAAACTCCAATCATATTCCTTGTGAAAGCGCAATTAGGGCACTTCCAGATGCTGAAAAAACTACAGAGCCTGTGGTTGCTTCTTCTGTTTGCTCAGGCAATAGTGTGGAGAAAGCTTCAGATGATCCAGCTCGTGCGTTGAAGAGAAAATCTCGTGATACTGATGACTCTGAATGCCATAGTGAA GATGTAGAGGAAGAATCTGTGCGCGTGAAAAAGGTAGCTCACGGTCGAGGTACAGGTTCCAAGAGAAGCAGAGCTGCAGAAGTGCATAACTTATCAGAAAGG AGGCGAAGGGATAGAATCAATGAAAAGATGCGGGCGCTTCAAGAGCTCATACCCAATTGCAATAag AGTACAGATTATATAACTTCGTGTTTGTCATGGAAGTTTAAATATAAGTTGATGTCTTCTGTAATTTGGTTATGCAAGGTGGACAAAGCTTCAATGCTTGATGAGGCCATTGAGTATTTGAAGACACTTCAACTCCAAGTACAG ATTATGTCAATGGGAGCTGGTTTGTATATGCCACAAATGATGTTACCACCAGGAATGCAACACATGCATGCACCCCGTATGGCTCATTTCTCGCACATGGGTGTTGGAATGGGAATGGGATTGGGCATGGGTTTTGGGATGGGTATGCCTGACATGAATGGTGGATCTTCTGGTTACCCTATGCTTCAGGTGCCTCCTATGCAAGGTGCACATTTTCCTGGTTCACCAATGTCAGGGCATACTGCGTTCAATGGGATGGTAGGAGCTAACCTTCAGATGTTTGGGCTTCCTGGTCAAGGAGTTCCCATACCGATGCAACGCGCACCCTTAGTTCCTGTATCTGGAGGGCCCTTTATGAAGTCAGCTGTACGACCGAATGGTTGTGGTGCAGGAGGTCCTGTAGAACCAGCTCAAGCTTCTAGTTCAAAAGATTCAGTGCAGAACATGAACTCTCAAGTGATGCAAAACACCAACACCAATAGCTCCATGAATCAGACTTCTAATCAG TGCCAGACAACAAATGAGGTATTTGGACAGTCTGCATTTGTGCAAAATAATGTTCAAGCGTCGGATGTTAGTACCAGTGGAGCTAACAGATCTACTAACGGAAAAGACCAAGTGCTTAGTAGACCAGCTA GTTATGACTAA
- the LOC112192990 gene encoding transcription factor PIF3 isoform X3: MMQGQSSRARKSPTFNSLPSHTPKNRDRDLGNGTNGKMGKFGSVDSVMDEIALSVPSVEMGLSDDDDMLPWLNYALDQPLQHEYSHDFMPEISGVNANEISTNGNLASIEKRSSSSQIYRECSPNSTHGGALLEQRNVSKLSSISAAEVSRPRASTTHLYQMSSQQSQASIPSFRSIASDMVAVNTSSADHHAVCKNSIQASPAGGFPGITTQKQNPPTPSNNNSTIVNFSHFSRPATLAKANLHNNGATSSSSLVRVEKIGNKDKVSVATSSNPPESILIESSCSLLKESTSQCQDVMAPSSVDMKPTTSKSLEEPRTTKQSEAAYQEDASKNDDTNSNHIPCESAIRALPDAEKTTEPVVASSVCSGNSVEKASDDPARALKRKSRDTDDSECHSEDVEEESVRVKKVAHGRGTGSKRSRAAEVHNLSERRRRDRINEKMRALQELIPNCNKSTDYITSCLSWKFKYKLMSSVIWLCKVDKASMLDEAIEYLKTLQLQVQIMSMGAGLYMPQMMLPPGMQHMHAPRMAHFSHMGVGMGMGLGMGFGMGMPDMNGGSSGYPMLQVPPMQGAHFPGSPMSGHTAFNGMVGANLQMFGLPGQGVPIPMQRAPLVPVSGGPFMKSAVRPNGCGAGGPVEPAQASSSKDSVQNMNSQVMQNTNTNSSMNQTSNQCQTTNEVFGQSAFVQNNVQASDVSTSGANRSTNGKDQVLSRPASYD, from the exons ATGATGCAAGGTCAATCCAGTAGAGCTAGAAAGAGTCCAACTTTTAACAGCTTACCATCTCACACCCCCAAGAATCGAGATAGAGATTTAGGAAATGGAACCAATGGGAAGATGGGGAAATTTGGGTCAGTGGACTCTGTGATGGATGAAATTGCATTGTCGGTGCCATCTGTTGAAATGGGTTTGAGTGACGATGATGACATGTTGCCTTGGTTGAATTATGCCCTTGATCAACCTTTACAACATGAATATAGCCATGATTTTATGCCTGAAATATCTGGTGTCAATGCAAATGAGATTTCCACCAATGGCAATCTCGCATCAATCGAGAAAAGGAGTAGTTCTAGTCAGATATATAGGGAGTGCAGCCCCAATTCTACCCATGGAGGTGCTCTTTTGGAACAAAGGAATGTATCAAAACTTTCTTCAATAAGTGCTGCTGAGGTTAGCAGACCTAGAGCTAGTACTACTCACTTATACCAGATGTCATCACAGCAATCCCAAGCATCAATTCCATCTTTTAGATCAATCGCTTCGGATATGGTTGCTGTTAACACAAGTAGTGCCGACCATCATGCTGTTTGCAAGAATTCAATTCAGGCTTCACCTGCAGGTGGTTTTCCTGGCATAACAACGCAGAAGCAAAATCCGCCGACTCCTAGTAATAATAATTCAACCATAGTGAACTTTTCCCATTTCTCACGACCTGCTACTCTTGCAAAAGCCAATCTTCACAATAATGGTGCAACGTCTAGCTCGAGTTTAGTAAGGGTGGAAAAGATTGGAAATAAGGATAAGGTTTCAGTTGCAACTAGTAGCAATCCTCCTGAGTCGATACTAATCGAATCAAGCTGCAGTTTACTGAAGGAGTCAACTTCACAGTGCCAAGATGTTATGGCCCCCTCCAGTGTTGATATGAAACCAACCACATCTAAGTCTCTTGAGGAACCACGTACTACTAAACAGTCTGAGGCTGCATATCAAGAGGATGCCTCTAAGAATGATGACACAAACTCCAATCATATTCCTTGTGAAAGCGCAATTAGGGCACTTCCAGATGCTGAAAAAACTACAGAGCCTGTGGTTGCTTCTTCTGTTTGCTCAGGCAATAGTGTGGAGAAAGCTTCAGATGATCCAGCTCGTGCGTTGAAGAGAAAATCTCGTGATACTGATGACTCTGAATGCCATAGTGAA GATGTAGAGGAAGAATCTGTGCGCGTGAAAAAGGTAGCTCACGGTCGAGGTACAGGTTCCAAGAGAAGCAGAGCTGCAGAAGTGCATAACTTATCAGAAAGG AGGCGAAGGGATAGAATCAATGAAAAGATGCGGGCGCTTCAAGAGCTCATACCCAATTGCAATAag AGTACAGATTATATAACTTCGTGTTTGTCATGGAAGTTTAAATATAAGTTGATGTCTTCTGTAATTTGGTTATGCAAGGTGGACAAAGCTTCAATGCTTGATGAGGCCATTGAGTATTTGAAGACACTTCAACTCCAAGTACAG ATTATGTCAATGGGAGCTGGTTTGTATATGCCACAAATGATGTTACCACCAGGAATGCAACACATGCATGCACCCCGTATGGCTCATTTCTCGCACATGGGTGTTGGAATGGGAATGGGATTGGGCATGGGTTTTGGGATGGGTATGCCTGACATGAATGGTGGATCTTCTGGTTACCCTATGCTTCAGGTGCCTCCTATGCAAGGTGCACATTTTCCTGGTTCACCAATGTCAGGGCATACTGCGTTCAATGGGATGGTAGGAGCTAACCTTCAGATGTTTGGGCTTCCTGGTCAAGGAGTTCCCATACCGATGCAACGCGCACCCTTAGTTCCTGTATCTGGAGGGCCCTTTATGAAGTCAGCTGTACGACCGAATGGTTGTGGTGCAGGAGGTCCTGTAGAACCAGCTCAAGCTTCTAGTTCAAAAGATTCAGTGCAGAACATGAACTCTCAAGTGATGCAAAACACCAACACCAATAGCTCCATGAATCAGACTTCTAATCAG TGCCAGACAACAAATGAGGTATTTGGACAGTCTGCATTTGTGCAAAATAATGTTCAAGCGTCGGATGTTAGTACCAGTGGAGCTAACAGATCTACTAACGGAAAAGACCAAGTGCTTAGTAGACCAGCTA GTTATGACTAA
- the LOC112192990 gene encoding transcription factor PIF3 isoform X2 encodes MPLSELYRMARGRSDSNPDFEPVNDFVELVWENGQIMMQGQSSRARKSPTFNSLPSHTPKNRDRDLGNGTNGKMGKFGSVDSVMDEIALSVPSVEMGLSDDDDMLPWLNYALDQPLQHEYSHDFMPEISGVNANEISTNGNLASIEKRSSSSQIYRECSPNSTHGGALLEQRNVSKLSSISAAEVSRPRASTTHLYQMSSQQSQASIPSFRSIASDMVAVNTSSADHHAVCKNSIQASPAGGFPGITTQKQNPPTPSNNNSTIVNFSHFSRPATLAKANLHNNGATSSSSLVRVEKIGNKDKVSVATSSNPPESILIESSCSLLKESTSQCQDVMAPSSVDMKPTTSKSLEEPRTTKQSEAAYQEDASKNDDTNSNHIPCESAIRALPDAEKTTEPVVASSVCSGNSVEKASDDPARALKRKSRDTDDSECHSEDVEEESVRVKKVAHGRGTGSKRSRAAEVHNLSERRRRDRINEKMRALQELIPNCNKVDKASMLDEAIEYLKTLQLQVQIMSMGAGLYMPQMMLPPGMQHMHAPRMAHFSHMGVGMGMGLGMGFGMGMPDMNGGSSGYPMLQVPPMQGAHFPGSPMSGHTAFNGMVGANLQMFGLPGQGVPIPMQRAPLVPVSGGPFMKSAVRPNGCGAGGPVEPAQASSSKDSVQNMNSQVMQNTNTNSSMNQTSNQCQTTNEVFGQSAFVQNNVQASDVSTSGANRSTNGKDQVLSRPASYD; translated from the exons ATGCCTTTATCGGAGCTGTATCGAATGGCCAGAGGGAGGAGTGATTCGAATCCAGATTTCGA ACCTGTGAATGATTTTGTTGAACTGGTATGGGAAAATGGGCAGATTATGATGCAAGGTCAATCCAGTAGAGCTAGAAAGAGTCCAACTTTTAACAGCTTACCATCTCACACCCCCAAGAATCGAGATAGAGATTTAGGAAATGGAACCAATGGGAAGATGGGGAAATTTGGGTCAGTGGACTCTGTGATGGATGAAATTGCATTGTCGGTGCCATCTGTTGAAATGGGTTTGAGTGACGATGATGACATGTTGCCTTGGTTGAATTATGCCCTTGATCAACCTTTACAACATGAATATAGCCATGATTTTATGCCTGAAATATCTGGTGTCAATGCAAATGAGATTTCCACCAATGGCAATCTCGCATCAATCGAGAAAAGGAGTAGTTCTAGTCAGATATATAGGGAGTGCAGCCCCAATTCTACCCATGGAGGTGCTCTTTTGGAACAAAGGAATGTATCAAAACTTTCTTCAATAAGTGCTGCTGAGGTTAGCAGACCTAGAGCTAGTACTACTCACTTATACCAGATGTCATCACAGCAATCCCAAGCATCAATTCCATCTTTTAGATCAATCGCTTCGGATATGGTTGCTGTTAACACAAGTAGTGCCGACCATCATGCTGTTTGCAAGAATTCAATTCAGGCTTCACCTGCAGGTGGTTTTCCTGGCATAACAACGCAGAAGCAAAATCCGCCGACTCCTAGTAATAATAATTCAACCATAGTGAACTTTTCCCATTTCTCACGACCTGCTACTCTTGCAAAAGCCAATCTTCACAATAATGGTGCAACGTCTAGCTCGAGTTTAGTAAGGGTGGAAAAGATTGGAAATAAGGATAAGGTTTCAGTTGCAACTAGTAGCAATCCTCCTGAGTCGATACTAATCGAATCAAGCTGCAGTTTACTGAAGGAGTCAACTTCACAGTGCCAAGATGTTATGGCCCCCTCCAGTGTTGATATGAAACCAACCACATCTAAGTCTCTTGAGGAACCACGTACTACTAAACAGTCTGAGGCTGCATATCAAGAGGATGCCTCTAAGAATGATGACACAAACTCCAATCATATTCCTTGTGAAAGCGCAATTAGGGCACTTCCAGATGCTGAAAAAACTACAGAGCCTGTGGTTGCTTCTTCTGTTTGCTCAGGCAATAGTGTGGAGAAAGCTTCAGATGATCCAGCTCGTGCGTTGAAGAGAAAATCTCGTGATACTGATGACTCTGAATGCCATAGTGAA GATGTAGAGGAAGAATCTGTGCGCGTGAAAAAGGTAGCTCACGGTCGAGGTACAGGTTCCAAGAGAAGCAGAGCTGCAGAAGTGCATAACTTATCAGAAAGG AGGCGAAGGGATAGAATCAATGAAAAGATGCGGGCGCTTCAAGAGCTCATACCCAATTGCAATAag GTGGACAAAGCTTCAATGCTTGATGAGGCCATTGAGTATTTGAAGACACTTCAACTCCAAGTACAG ATTATGTCAATGGGAGCTGGTTTGTATATGCCACAAATGATGTTACCACCAGGAATGCAACACATGCATGCACCCCGTATGGCTCATTTCTCGCACATGGGTGTTGGAATGGGAATGGGATTGGGCATGGGTTTTGGGATGGGTATGCCTGACATGAATGGTGGATCTTCTGGTTACCCTATGCTTCAGGTGCCTCCTATGCAAGGTGCACATTTTCCTGGTTCACCAATGTCAGGGCATACTGCGTTCAATGGGATGGTAGGAGCTAACCTTCAGATGTTTGGGCTTCCTGGTCAAGGAGTTCCCATACCGATGCAACGCGCACCCTTAGTTCCTGTATCTGGAGGGCCCTTTATGAAGTCAGCTGTACGACCGAATGGTTGTGGTGCAGGAGGTCCTGTAGAACCAGCTCAAGCTTCTAGTTCAAAAGATTCAGTGCAGAACATGAACTCTCAAGTGATGCAAAACACCAACACCAATAGCTCCATGAATCAGACTTCTAATCAG TGCCAGACAACAAATGAGGTATTTGGACAGTCTGCATTTGTGCAAAATAATGTTCAAGCGTCGGATGTTAGTACCAGTGGAGCTAACAGATCTACTAACGGAAAAGACCAAGTGCTTAGTAGACCAGCTA GTTATGACTAA